One Pyrus communis chromosome 13, drPyrComm1.1, whole genome shotgun sequence genomic window carries:
- the LOC137712061 gene encoding probable L-type lectin-domain containing receptor kinase S.5, translating into MSRMEIPLLQTSAVFLLALLHLCAFTPAGSLSFSYPTFRDSVDEKDFVRSEYSRIYLKAIQVTPDVSNVGSIKHQAGRFLYKKPFKLWGKGEDGDRRVASFNSTFVLNITPKTNPGGEGLAFILTESPTLPDNSEGEWLGIVNAKSNGSAEAKIVAVEFDTRKSYSEDVDDNHVGLDVNSVYSIQQVPLLGYGVHLSSETNYTVRIEYDSQNIAVFVSQTNKTREGMNNTPVLAHTLDLSAYLSREAYVGFSASTSNNTQLNCILSWDFHSSHIDENSNLLWVWITVPVVVLLLVTGVCYYFFRKRQGAKQEVLPRIEDEIKTTSMAPTKFKLKELQGATGRFNPKNKLGKGGFGTVYKGLLGDKEMAVKRVSKDSRQGKQEFIAEVTTIGSLRHKNLVKLIGWCYESHELLIVYEFMPNGSLDRFVFRDESFGTEIGKPTLSWERRRSIIFGVAQALDYLHNGCEKRVLHRDIKASNIMLDSDFNARLGDFGLARTIQHSNLTHHSTNEIAGTPGYMAPETFLIGRATVETDVYAFGVLMLEVVCGRRPGNQNKQNNYNNSIVYCLWDLYSRGRILDAVDSRMDGDIDEADMACVLMLGLSCCHPNPHERPSMRTVLMVLTREADPPALPKERPAFVWPAMPPSFKDDTESDVAGG; encoded by the coding sequence ATGAGTAGGATGGAAATTCCTTTACTGCAAACGTCTGCCGTCTTCCTACTAGCCCTCTTGCACTTGTGTGCTTTTACTCCAGCAGGAAGCTTGAGTTTTAGCTATCCCACATTTCGAGACAGCGTTGATGAGAAGGATTTTGTTCGATCCGAATATTCACGCATATATTTAAAGGCCATCCAGGTGACTCCTGATGTTAGTAACGTGGGTTCGATCAAGCACCAAGCTGGAAGGTTTTTGTATAAAAAACCGTTCAAGTTGTGGGGGAAGGGCGAAGACGGTGATCGCAGAGTAGCATCTTTCAATTCTACCTTTGTGCTGAACATCACTCCCAAAACCAATCCAGGTGGTGAAGGATTGGCCTTTATCTTAACAGAAAGTCCCACTCTTCCTGACAACAGCGAGGGGGAATGGCTTGGAATTGTAAATGCAAAGTCAAACGGATCTGCTGAAGCTAAAATAGTGGCAGTAGAATTCGACACAAGAAAGAGCTACTCGGAAGATGTGGATGACAACCACGTGGGGTTGGACGTAAACAGCGTTTACTCGATTCAACAAGTGCCTTTGCTTGGCTATGGTGTTCATCTATCAAGCGAAACCAATTACACAGTGAGAATTGAGTATGACAGCCAGAACATCGCTGTCTTTGTTTCCCAGACCAATAAAACTAGGGAAGGAATGAATAATACTCCAGTTCTGGCTCACACCCTCGATCTCTCTGCCTATCTTTCGAGGGAGGCCTATGTGGGATTCTCAGCTTCCACGAGCAATAACACTCAGCTAAATTGCATCCTATCTTGGGACTTCCACTCGTCGCATATAGATGAAAATTCAAACCTGCTGTGGGTTTGGATTACGGTCCCAGTAGTAGTACTCCTTTTGGTAACTGGAGTTTGTTACTACTTTTTCAGGAAAAGACAAGGTGCAAAGCAGGAGGTGCTTCCGAGGATTGAAGATGAGATTAAAACAACTTCCATGGCTCCAACAAAATTCAAACTGAAAGAACTTCAAGGAGCAACAGGCAGATTCAATCCCAAGAACAAGCTCGGAAAAGGTGGCTTTGGAACTGTCTATAAGGGACTCTTGGGAGACAAAGAGATGGCTGTCAAGCGAGTCTCAAAGGATTCACGTCAAGGCAAGCAAGAATTCATAGCAGAAGTCACCACAATTGGCAGCCTTCGTCACAAAAATCTGGTCAAACTAATTGGATGGTGCTACGAAAGCCATGAGCTTCTTATCGTCTATGAGTTCATGCCAAATGGAAGCCTAGACAGATTTGTATTCAGGGATGAGAGTTTTGGCACAGAGATAGGGAAACCAACACTGAGCTGGGAAAGAAGGCGCAGCATAATATTTGGAGTAGCTCAGGCGCTAGATTATCTTCACAATGGATGTGAGAAGCGAGTGCTTCACCGAGACATCAAAGCCAGCAATATCATGTTGGACTCAGATTTCAACGCGAGGCTGGGAGACTTTGGACTCGCTCGTACCATTCAGCACAGTAACTTGACTCACCACTCCACGAATGAGATTGCAGGAACACCAGGCTACATGGCTCCGGAGACATTTCTTATTGGAAGGGCTACTGTTGAGACGGATGTTTATGCATTTGGTGTTCTTATGCTAGAAGTTGTCTGCGGACGAAGGCCTGGTAATCAAAACAAGCAGAACAACTACAATAACAGCATAGTGTATTGCCTGTGGGATCTTTATAGCAGAGGAAGGATCCTTGATGCTGTTGACTCAAGAATGGATGGAGACATCGACGAGGCTGATATGGCATGCGTGTTGATGTTGGGGTTATCGTGTTGCCACCCTAACCCACATGAGAGGCCATCTATGAGAACTGTCCTTATGGTTCTTACAAGGGAAGCGGATCCGCCAGCTTTGCCCAAAGAACGACCTGCTTTTGTGTGGCCAGCCATGCCTCCATCGTTCAAAGATGATACAGAATCTGATGTGGCTGGAGGCTAA
- the LOC137712104 gene encoding uncharacterized protein: protein MDPKSRCDKATTKYGFLGDYFVCNSAFPNTYFRRRFRMERHLFNKIMIDVCKHDSYFMQKKDTFGVIGLLPEQKITAALRMLAYRASANQVDEIARMGKSTILESLMRFCSAIESIYTTEYLWRPTKMDLQRLLKKGEMRGFFGMIRSQCTGPGKNVQVHGKELMATENEQKVSFRRRWHHLIHGFGTLFSVL from the coding sequence ATGGACCCCAAGTCGAGATGTGACAAGGCAACAACGAAGTATGGATTTCTTGGGGATTATTTTGTCTGTAACAGTGCATTCCCTAATACATACTTTAggcgtcgttttagaatggaacgacatttgttcaacaaaatcatgattgatgTTTGCAAGCATGATTCTTACTTTATGCAAAAGAAAGATACGTTTGGTGTTATAGGTCtccttcctgagcaaaaaattactgctgccttgcggatgcttgcatatagaGCATCTGcaaaccaagtggatgagatagcgaggatgggaaaatcaaccattcttgagtccctaatgaggttttgctccgcaatcgaatctatctacaccacaGAGTACCTCTGGAGACCTACTAagatggacttgcaaaggcttctgaagaagggCGAGATGCGAGGTTTTTTTGGGATGATTAGAAGTCAATGCACTGGACCTGGAAAAAATGTCCAAGTGCATGGTAAGGAGCTTATGGcaacagaaaatgagcaaaaagtatcatttagGAGGCGATGgcatcatttgatacatggatttggcacgcttTTTTCGGTGCTCtag
- the LOC137713460 gene encoding nudix hydrolase 23, chloroplastic-like, translated as MLKTRQILGCSSGFVSHRWKPYSNTCTSSSTTSGSLSFLSTSTCFNPLLSYSSSSSTLLPTATATWSSSTRRHRFGALSMSSAPSGSNPGVPSSSAAVQSAGNARKINFCQLCGGPTKHEIPNGEEKIRAICTVCERIAYENPKMVVGCLIEHDNRILLCKRKIQPSYGLWTLPAGYMEIGESAAEGAIRETREEACADVEVLSPFAQLDIPLIGQTYVIFLARLKTPHFSPGPESSECRLFALDEIPFDSLSFSSMVVTLKLYVEDVRAGKIKFHYGTINKRPGTSPSDSHAYTLDYHLQS; from the exons ATGCTAAAAACCAGACAGATCTTGGGCTGTTCGTCAGGCTTCGTTTCTCATCGCTGGAAGCCATATTCTAATACTTGTACTAGTAGTTCTACTACAAGTGGTAGCCTCTCCTTCCTCTCTACCTCCACCTGCTTTAACCCTTTATTATCTTAttcgtcttcttcctcaacattATTGCCCACAGCCACCGCCACTTGGTCGTCCTCCACTCGCCGCCATCGTTTTGGAGCTCTCAGCATGTCGTCGGCTCCTTCTGGGTCGAACCCAGGTGTCCCTTCTTCTTCAGCTGCGGTTCAGTCTGCT GGCAATGCTCGTAAGATTAATTTCTGCCAGTTGTGTGGTGGTCCAACAAAGCATGAGATACCCAACGGTGAGGAGAAGATACGAGCTATTTGCACAGTTTGTGAGAGGATTGCCTATGAGAACCCGAAAATG GTTGTGGGTTGTCTGATTGAGCATGATAACAGGATCCTACTTTGCAAAAGGAAGATTCAACCATCATATGGCCTTTG GACTCTCCCTGCAGGTTACATGGAAATTGGGGAATCAGCTGCAGAAGGAGCCATCAGGGAAACCCGGGAAGAAGCATGTGCCGATGTGGAGGTGCTGTCGCCTTTTGCTCAGTTGGACATCCCACTCATTGGCCAG ACTTATGTAATTTTCTTAGCAAGGCTCAAGACACCCCATTTTTCACCGGGTCCAGAATCGTCAGAATGCCGGCTTTTTGCACTTGATGAGATACCTTTTGATTCTCTGTCTTTTTCGTCAATGGTTGTTACCTTAAAATTG TATGTTGAAGATGTAAGGGCCGGAAAGATCAAGTTCCACTATGGTACCATTAATAAAAG GCCCGGCACAAGTCCTTCTGACAGTCATGCCTATACTTTAGATTATCATCTACAGTCATGA
- the LOC137712947 gene encoding metal tolerance protein C2, giving the protein MDKSNSFKATQNPWSADFGLGATDRRLAFSRQASFQQYREPPHTPVSINLNDSEATPFLSRSVSSIDVPPGEYLTEESDKLFGDRSVSAEKLSVLVLFESVFRILRSGNRYMKRLFLLISLNVAYSTVELFIGLFTGRIGLVSDSFHLSFGCGLLTFSLFAMAASRKKPDGIYTYGYKRLEVLSAFTNALFLLFMSFSLAVEALHAFIQDESEHKHYLIVSAVTNLLVNLIGVWFFRNYARVNLVYRNAEDMNNHSVCLHVLADSIRSAGVILASWFLSIGVQNAEVLCFGLVSAAVFMLVMPLFRASGGILLQMAPPNVPPSALSKCWRQITAREDVSEVSQARFWELVPGHVVGSISVQVKKGIDDRPTLQYVHGLYHDLGIQDLTVQADNV; this is encoded by the exons ATGGACAAATCCAATTCCTTCAAAGCCACCCAGAATCCATGGAGCGCCGATTTCGGACTCGGCGCCACCGATCGGAGATTGGCGTTTTCCCGCCAAGCCTCGTTCCAGCAGTACCGCGAACCACCGCACACGCCTGTCTCCATCAATCTCAACGACTCCGAGGCCACGCCGTTTCTCTCCCGGAGCGTGTCGAGTATAGACGTTCCGCCGGGGGAGTATTTGACGGAGGAAAGCGACAAGCTTTTCGGGGACCGGAGCGTTTCGGCCGAGAAATTGTCGGTTTTGGTGCTTTTCGAATCGGTGTTTCGGATCTTGAGGTCCGGAAACCGGTATATGAAGAGGTTGTTCTTGTTGATTTCGCTTAATGTGGCGTATTCGACGGTGGAGTTATTTATTGGACTCTTCACGGGACGTATAG GTTTGGTGTCGGATTCCTTTCATTTAAGTTTTGGTTGTGGCTTATTAACGTTTTCATTGTTCGCTATGGCGGCTTCTCGAAAGAAACCGGATGGAATTTACACTTATGG GTATAAAAGGCTAGAAGTTTTGTCTGCTTTTACCAATGCT ctgtttcttttgtttatgtcATTCTCATTGGCCGTCGAAGCACTTCACGCATTCATACAGGATGAATCTGAACACAA GCATTACTTGATTGTTTCGGCTGTGACAAATCTACTGGTGAACCTTATTGGCGTTTGGTTCTTCAGAAATTATGCTCGTGTAAATCTTG TTTATAGAAATGCAGAAGATATGAACAATCACTCAGTTTGCCTGCATGTTCTTGCAGATTCAATTCGCAG TGCAGGGGTGATATTGGCATCCTGGTTTCTGTCTATTGG GGTTCAGAATGCAGAGGTTTTGTGTTTCGGATTAGTTTCAGCTGCAGTTTTTATGCTTGTAATGCCATTATTTAGAGCGAGTGGTGGTATTCTACTCCAAATGGCACCACCGAACGTTCCACCTTCAGCATTGAGCAAATGCTGGCGACAG ATTACTGCCCGTGAAGATGTATCTGAAGTTTCACAAGCACGGTTTTGGGAATTGGTTCCTGGTCATGTTGTTGGGTCGATTTCAGTACAG GTGAAGAAAGGAATAGACGATCGCCCCACTCTTCAATATGTGCACGGTTTGTACCATGATTTGGGAATACAGGACTTGACAGTGCAAGCTGACAATGTCtga
- the LOC137712105 gene encoding uncharacterized protein encodes MAHANLRSNYFNPNSVYTEEDFRRLFQMRCHVFELLLRDVQQVNPYFQQKRDRAGHPSFSPHQKVTVALRMMAYGSPADSMDETHGLQRRVPPRAKSRKSESAPCKDENRGFPSMIGSLNCMHWDWKNCLTGWQ; translated from the exons ATGGCGCATGCCAATCTGAGGAGCAACTACTTTAACCCTAATTCAGTGTACAcagaagaggatttcagacgTCTCTTCCAGATGAGGTGTCATGTCTTCGAGCTTTTACTTCGTGATGTTCAGCaggtcaatccatactttcaaCAAAAGCGAGACAGAGCAGGCCACCCcagtttctcacctcatcagaaggttactgttgcactccgaatgatggcctatggctccccagctgattcgatggatgaaacccatg GTTTACAAAGACGAGTACCTCCACGAGCCAAATCAAGAAAATCTGAATCGGCTCCTTGCAAAGATGAAAATCGTGGGTTTCCAagcatgatagggtcattaaactgcatgcattgggattggaagaaTTGTCTCACCGGATGGCAATAA